One window of Vibrio atlanticus genomic DNA carries:
- a CDS encoding MATE family efflux transporter: MLTKLRPFTRESGALMHLSVPIILTQIATQAMGFVDTTMAGQVSPADLAAIALGTSLWIPVLLLLRGVIMALTPVVAYHRGARDFQSISIEFFQMVWLALIASVLLIAYLVSAKPILEWIGVASEIIPIGSDYAFALAFGVPGIALFYTLNGFCEGMNNTKVPMIISVVGLLVNIPVNYVLIYGKFGFPEMGAVGCGWATSLVYWLMSGMLYSYIKGHHHYKTIINFSDAKPKAKEMLHLLRLGLPIGMNIAVCGSIFAVIALMIGRIGAENVAAAQIALNISSLTYVIPMSISFGITIRVGHALGEKDELGAIERSKVGILVAAFISLLSVAVFLLFPEWIIRLYTTDPAISATAAVLLTFTAMYQFSDALQTSANGALRGYKDTKIPMMLAIASYWGLALPLGMVLGLTDHIVPAMGEEGFCIGILTGLSVSATLMLIRLRYVIKKRDLLPSINAVIR, translated from the coding sequence ATGCTAACGAAACTTCGTCCTTTTACTCGTGAATCGGGTGCGCTTATGCATCTTTCGGTTCCTATCATTTTGACTCAAATAGCGACCCAAGCGATGGGATTTGTCGATACGACAATGGCTGGCCAAGTAAGCCCTGCCGATCTCGCCGCTATTGCACTGGGTACTAGCCTTTGGATTCCTGTGTTGCTGCTACTTCGTGGCGTGATTATGGCGCTAACGCCTGTAGTCGCTTACCACCGCGGCGCACGTGACTTTCAAAGTATCTCTATTGAGTTCTTCCAAATGGTTTGGTTGGCATTAATTGCTAGCGTCTTGCTCATCGCTTACTTAGTGAGTGCGAAACCGATCTTAGAGTGGATTGGGGTTGCCTCTGAGATCATTCCAATTGGTAGCGACTATGCGTTTGCCCTAGCCTTCGGTGTGCCGGGTATTGCCCTGTTTTACACCTTGAATGGCTTTTGTGAGGGTATGAACAACACCAAAGTACCGATGATCATTTCGGTGGTTGGTTTGTTGGTGAATATTCCGGTCAACTACGTGCTTATCTACGGCAAGTTTGGCTTCCCTGAAATGGGCGCTGTAGGCTGTGGCTGGGCGACTAGCTTAGTGTATTGGCTAATGTCGGGAATGCTGTATTCCTACATTAAAGGTCATCACCACTACAAGACCATCATCAACTTTTCAGATGCAAAGCCAAAAGCAAAAGAGATGCTTCACCTTCTAAGATTAGGTTTACCTATCGGCATGAACATCGCGGTGTGCGGCAGTATCTTTGCGGTTATCGCGTTGATGATTGGTCGTATTGGTGCAGAGAACGTGGCAGCCGCGCAAATTGCACTTAACATTTCGAGCCTGACTTACGTGATTCCGATGAGTATCTCGTTTGGTATTACGATTCGTGTTGGTCACGCTTTGGGTGAGAAAGACGAACTAGGCGCAATTGAGCGCAGTAAAGTCGGTATCCTAGTGGCAGCGTTCATATCGTTGCTTTCGGTTGCGGTGTTCCTGTTATTCCCTGAGTGGATCATTAGGCTCTACACTACCGACCCTGCAATAAGTGCGACAGCAGCGGTATTGTTGACCTTTACTGCTATGTATCAATTCAGTGATGCTCTGCAAACCTCTGCTAACGGCGCACTGCGTGGCTATAAAGATACTAAGATCCCGATGATGTTAGCCATCGCTTCATACTGGGGCTTGGCACTGCCACTGGGCATGGTGCTCGGGCTAACAGACCACATTGTTCCAGCAATGGGTGAAGAAGGCTTTTGTATTGGTATTCTAACGGGCTTGAGCGTTTCAGCGACGCTGATGTTAATTCGCTTACGATACGTGATTAAGAAGCGCGATTTACTGCCTTCAATTAACGCAGTAATTCGATAA
- a CDS encoding delta-class carbonic anhydrase: MNNKSVFLSVAMVMLSAQANASDVIHEAVSDGVIAKQRAKLSENTQGQGFGPQAPRDLGSLKGTNTRLFSDAPDSTAMNLCNIHFHKNAEHKGGEFTQYAGNGDGKGFQSGFKYTGKLSSAELKPFEGKVCPSDHGSLHSGDTIEVHYVYSTAQVEPGETLGACFNDAITNPQLRVETQVYVLVNDDKALDFEALTKHSKVDGLHQATNIPQNTGSAIQYAGSTTGPGYNEKGSPFQVTWSVRPQVAKVNIATVGSWCEGNDFNEDHAHGVRNIVVNPELLSPIAN, encoded by the coding sequence ATGAACAACAAGAGTGTGTTTTTAAGCGTCGCGATGGTGATGTTATCTGCTCAAGCAAATGCATCTGACGTAATCCATGAAGCTGTCTCAGATGGTGTTATCGCAAAACAAAGAGCGAAGCTTTCTGAAAATACCCAAGGGCAAGGTTTTGGCCCGCAAGCCCCACGAGATTTGGGTTCATTGAAAGGAACAAATACCAGACTGTTTTCGGATGCACCAGATTCAACAGCCATGAATTTATGTAATATTCACTTCCATAAAAACGCTGAGCACAAAGGTGGTGAGTTTACCCAATACGCTGGTAATGGTGATGGAAAGGGCTTCCAAAGTGGCTTTAAGTACACTGGTAAGTTGAGTTCAGCTGAGCTGAAACCATTTGAGGGCAAGGTTTGTCCGAGCGATCATGGCTCTTTGCATTCCGGCGACACCATTGAAGTTCACTATGTTTATTCAACGGCGCAAGTTGAACCGGGTGAAACACTGGGCGCTTGTTTTAACGATGCAATTACCAACCCGCAACTGCGTGTAGAAACCCAAGTTTATGTATTAGTAAATGATGACAAAGCACTCGATTTCGAAGCATTGACTAAGCACTCTAAAGTGGATGGTTTGCACCAAGCAACCAACATTCCACAAAATACGGGTTCAGCGATTCAATATGCAGGTTCTACAACGGGTCCTGGTTACAATGAGAAAGGTTCACCTTTCCAAGTAACATGGAGCGTTAGACCACAAGTCGCGAAAGTAAATATCGCGACAGTGGGTAGCTGGTGTGAAGGTAATGACTTTAACGAAGACCACGCCCACGGTGTAAGAAATATAGTCGTAAACCCAGAGTTACTGTCTCCAATCGCTAACTAA
- a CDS encoding LysE family translocator — translation MSLEGAITFFIAMFIFGITPGPGVFAILARGMVNGWRKCITLSLGMICSDLIYLALACFGLATIAENWSFAFEVIRYLGAAYLIYLGYKMFKSLPEVQGSAELAAKQSQKSELASFAQGFLISASNPKVILFYISFLPTFIDLTVLRSQDIVLVSVLAAVALMSGLMLIAMGAGRMASLLKTPRAHKRLNQSAGGIMIAAGSYLAINR, via the coding sequence ATGTCACTAGAAGGTGCGATTACATTCTTTATTGCCATGTTTATATTTGGTATTACTCCGGGGCCTGGCGTATTTGCCATTTTAGCTCGAGGCATGGTTAATGGTTGGCGAAAGTGCATCACGCTATCGTTAGGTATGATTTGCAGTGACCTTATTTATCTTGCGCTTGCCTGTTTTGGCCTAGCGACGATTGCTGAGAACTGGTCGTTTGCTTTTGAGGTGATTCGTTACCTTGGTGCTGCTTATCTGATTTACTTGGGCTACAAGATGTTTAAGAGCCTACCTGAAGTGCAAGGTTCAGCGGAGCTCGCTGCCAAACAAAGTCAGAAATCAGAACTCGCTAGTTTCGCGCAAGGCTTTTTGATTTCAGCCTCAAACCCGAAAGTGATTCTGTTCTATATTTCATTCTTGCCGACGTTCATTGACCTGACGGTTTTACGTTCACAAGATATCGTCTTGGTTTCTGTTTTAGCGGCGGTTGCTCTGATGTCCGGTTTAATGCTGATTGCGATGGGGGCTGGCAGAATGGCGAGTTTACTTAAAACGCCACGCGCACATAAACGACTAAATCAAAGTGCTGGTGGAATAATGATTGCGGCTGGTTCATATTTGGCGATAAACAGATAA